The Mycobacterium paragordonae genome includes a region encoding these proteins:
- the pstC gene encoding phosphate ABC transporter permease subunit PstC has product MVKAPLAKHALAEVDAHAARRADRLFRLVAAAAGSTIVIAILLIAVFLLIKAIPSLQANQANFFTSAQFDTSANKLAFGIRDLFMVTVLSSITALALAVPIAVGIAVFITQYAPKRLARPFGAMVDLLAAVPSIIFGLWGIFVLAPKLLPLATVLNKNLGWLFLFKSGNVSLAGGGTIFTAGIVLAVMILPIVTSVSREVFRQTPPMQIEAAQALGATKWEVIRMTVLPFGRSGVIAASMLGLGRALGETVAVLIILRSAAKAGNWSLFDGGYTFASKIASAASEFSAPLPTGAYISAGFALFVLTFMVNAAARAIAGGKVNG; this is encoded by the coding sequence GTGGTCAAAGCCCCGCTAGCAAAGCATGCGCTAGCGGAGGTAGACGCGCACGCGGCGAGGCGGGCGGACCGCCTGTTCCGGCTGGTCGCCGCGGCGGCGGGGAGCACCATCGTGATCGCGATCCTGCTGATCGCGGTGTTCCTGCTGATCAAGGCGATTCCGTCGCTGCAGGCGAACCAGGCCAACTTCTTCACCAGCGCGCAGTTCGACACCTCCGCCAACAAGCTGGCCTTCGGCATCCGCGATCTGTTCATGGTCACCGTGCTCAGTTCGATCACTGCCTTGGCGCTGGCGGTACCGATCGCGGTTGGTATCGCCGTGTTCATCACCCAATACGCCCCGAAGCGGCTGGCCCGGCCGTTCGGGGCGATGGTCGATCTGCTGGCCGCGGTTCCGTCCATCATCTTCGGCTTGTGGGGGATCTTCGTGCTGGCGCCGAAGCTGCTGCCGCTCGCCACGGTGCTGAACAAAAACCTGGGGTGGCTGTTTCTGTTCAAGAGCGGCAACGTCTCGCTGGCCGGCGGCGGCACGATCTTCACCGCGGGCATCGTGTTGGCGGTGATGATCCTGCCGATCGTCACTTCGGTGTCGCGGGAGGTGTTCCGCCAGACCCCGCCGATGCAGATCGAAGCCGCGCAGGCACTGGGCGCCACGAAGTGGGAAGTGATACGGATGACCGTGCTGCCGTTCGGTCGCAGCGGCGTGATCGCGGCCTCCATGCTGGGTTTGGGGCGCGCGCTGGGCGAAACCGTGGCAGTGCTGATCATCCTGCGGTCGGCCGCCAAGGCGGGGAATTGGTCGCTGTTCGACGGCGGCTACACATTCGCCTCCAAAATTGCTTCTGCCGCATCGGAATTCAGTGCGCCGCTGCCGACTGGGGCATACATTTCGGCAGGCTTCGCGTTGTTCGTGCTCACCTTCATGGTCAATGCCGCGGCACGCGCGATCGCCGGCGGAAAGGTCAACGGGTGA
- the pstS gene encoding phosphate ABC transporter substrate-binding protein PstS: MKLNRFGAALGVLASGALVLSACGSDNNAGGGGQGTSGGSSGSVNCGGKKTLKASGSTAQANAMTRFVKAFESACPGQTLNYTGNGSGAGISEFNGNQTDFGGSDSPLGKDEAAAAQKRCGDAPAWNLPVVFGPIAVTYNIGGVSSLNLDGTTLAKIFSGAITTWNDPAIAAINSGTNLPATPIHVVFRSDESGTTDNFQRYLDAASNGAWGKGAGKAFKGGVGEGAKGNDGTSAAIKNTEGSITYNEWSFAQGQHLNMAKVITSAGPEPVAIGTDSVGKTISGATIAGQGNDLVLDTLSFYRPTQPGSYPIVLATYEIVCSKYPDAQVGTAVKAFLQSTISGGQNGLGDNGYVPIPDSFKSRLSTAVNAIS, translated from the coding sequence TTGAAACTCAACCGATTTGGCGCCGCGCTTGGTGTGCTGGCCTCGGGTGCACTGGTGTTGTCAGCGTGCGGTAGTGACAACAACGCTGGTGGGGGAGGCCAGGGAACGTCGGGCGGCTCGTCGGGCAGCGTGAACTGCGGCGGCAAGAAGACGCTGAAGGCCAGCGGCTCGACCGCGCAGGCCAACGCGATGACTCGGTTCGTCAAAGCCTTCGAGTCGGCGTGCCCCGGCCAGACGTTGAACTACACCGGCAACGGTTCGGGTGCCGGGATTAGCGAATTCAACGGCAATCAAACGGATTTCGGTGGCTCTGACTCTCCGCTCGGCAAGGATGAGGCAGCGGCCGCGCAGAAGCGTTGCGGCGACGCACCGGCCTGGAACCTGCCGGTGGTCTTCGGCCCCATCGCGGTTACCTACAACATCGGCGGCGTCAGTTCGCTGAACCTCGACGGGACCACGCTGGCCAAGATCTTCAGCGGCGCCATCACCACCTGGAACGACCCGGCGATCGCGGCCATCAACTCGGGCACCAACCTGCCCGCCACGCCGATCCACGTCGTGTTCCGTAGCGACGAGTCCGGGACCACCGACAACTTCCAGCGCTACCTCGACGCCGCTTCCAACGGCGCGTGGGGCAAGGGCGCCGGCAAGGCCTTCAAGGGCGGCGTCGGCGAGGGCGCCAAGGGCAACGACGGCACCTCGGCCGCGATCAAGAACACCGAAGGATCGATCACCTACAACGAGTGGTCGTTCGCCCAGGGCCAGCACCTGAACATGGCCAAGGTCATCACCTCGGCCGGTCCAGAGCCGGTCGCCATCGGCACCGACTCGGTGGGTAAGACCATCTCCGGAGCCACAATTGCCGGTCAGGGCAATGACCTGGTCCTCGACACGCTCTCGTTCTACCGGCCTACGCAGCCCGGTTCGTACCCGATCGTGCTGGCCACCTACGAGATCGTCTGCTCGAAGTACCCGGACGCGCAGGTCGGCACGGCGGTGAAGGCGTTCCTGCAGTCGACCATCAGCGGTGGCCAGAATGGGCTGGGTGACAACGGTTACGTCCCCATCCCGGACTCGTTCAAGTCGAGGCTGTCGACCGCGGTCAACGCGATCTCCTGA